A single region of the Coregonus clupeaformis isolate EN_2021a chromosome 40, ASM2061545v1, whole genome shotgun sequence genome encodes:
- the LOC121554871 gene encoding neurexophilin-2-like, with protein sequence MQVSCRKPEQQFQTAAETELIEWGEGDHEEKFSPSRAGANPRVLKPLRLFARGVPGAPGAVRAPSLVRGVPGAPGAVRAPSLKHNPIRDMTHIENMEDFWDWLSNQTDVQASQVRTKRRPIIKTGKFKKMFGWGDFHSNIKTVKLNLLITGKIVDHGNGTFSVYFRHNSTGLGNVSVSLVPPSKVVEFEMAQQSTLETKDSKAFNCRIEYEKTDRNKKTALCSFDSSKVCYQEQTQSHVSWLCSKPFKVICIYIAFYSVDYKLVQKVCPDYNYHNDTPYSSTG encoded by the coding sequence GTGTCGTGCAGGAAACCGGAACAGCAGTTCCAAACAGCAGCAGAGACAGAGCTGAtagagtggggggagggggacCATGAGGAGAAGTTCTCCCCCAGCAGAGCCGGGGCCAATCCCAGAGTCCTCAAGCCCCTGAGGCTGTTCGCTAGGGGGGTCCCTGGAGCCCCCGGGGCCGTCAGGGCTCCCAGCCTCGTTAGGGGGGTCCCTGGAGCCCCCGGGGCCGTCAGGGCTCCCAGCCTCAAACACAACCCCATCAGGGACATGACACACATAGAGAACATGGAGGACTTCTGGGATTGGTTATCCAACCAGACAGATGTTCAGGCCAGCCAGGTCAGAACCAAGCGACGACCCATCATCAAGACAGGCAAGTTCAAGAAGATGTTTGGCTGGGGAGACTTCCATTCCAACATCAAGACTGTCAAACTCAACCTGCTGATCACCGGGAAGATCGTAGACCACGGTAACGGAACGTTCAGCGTCTACTTCCGCCACAACTCCACTGGCCTGGGGAACGTGTCGGTGAGTCTGGTGCCACCGTCTAAAGTGGTGGAGTTTGAGATGGCTCAGCAGTCCACACTGGAGACCAAAGACTCTAAAGCTTTCAACTGTCGTATCGAGTATGAGAAGACGGACCGAAACAAGAAGACGGCTCTGTGCAGCTTCGACTCCTCCAAGGTGTGTTACCAGGAACAGACACAGAGCCACGTCTCCTGGCTCTGCTCCAAGCCCTTTAAAGTAATCTGCATCTACATCGCCTTCTACAGCGTGGACTACAAACTGGTGCAGAAGGTCTGCCCGGACTACAACTACCATAATGACACTCCCTACTCCTCTACTGGCTGA